One window of the Salvelinus fontinalis isolate EN_2023a chromosome 2, ASM2944872v1, whole genome shotgun sequence genome contains the following:
- the LOC129826999 gene encoding ankyrin repeat and fibronectin type-III domain-containing protein 1-like isoform X1, translating to MSVSVKNPPQRRRSLGPVLPKRIYRNLSVRLRGGESSFAGETDMPKYPCKATHTYKNLWEAVENEDTLAVQSLLFRDRVCGGGGGQDKEKKEKDWEREREKGVNRVSEQGLVPLDVAALTQNSPLLHVLTKAGARHNPVLCLPAEWLCKLDALVMLADRQVEDRSEELLGGAGAGPHVQTDIQRQLHLWTLRQQLYCRMRESFHRTDLPGPPSGVSLFVTSASSLFVSIREPTGIATGLITRYRVEWSTSANFKSMLGSAQVIDTKTPVHSITGLTTGMHYFVRVTAYNVKGWGPAQSSSPVSASPSSWRECMGVKTPSRNKEALARRLLEQTREPHYKGYCIESSKPQSPSKRLSMSRSLKLLFQSATKFVRLLQRGVYLATVFYRKENILVTADDQLPLVEIQCCSTSISQDFLWFAKLSCAWQQVPWLQQALSSALSSSSSLLQNRHNILQAVAQLQSSLGTVDLGQVYYEPLKDRQGNVLLVTVKDCAAHTKPPDVPLHWVPLAWLEKNRSRTPLLPEPTAMDTLTEQLKEKLSFHRQSVQWAQSGLYVGILKLCSTVEQIRVLVPQRLPNLLCHARVRHNPHVSRDEWAWLQSHNMLTANEDTENEDETSMDSSGLGDFVRSLRAAVTLLLTKLNIPLYRAYQYGVYTRELLQFGDKMSMLLLLPPSEDFSSSYWPLVGTKEPGLTMPLQIFELVHFWTYEQDFLSQYCQVWVRLELDAHLSQQALREALDTKEVQEARDRLGHITQLSQSLEVVWREARWIMDVLQCVRSKQWVGAVPLGLVMGGDPPACPDDEEDDRPTTRVWPQSILSQKKISESITCTVTDVGVSSGISKPICISGVHEKAVVLFEGSSKGGYPVDLSAQQPAFNSLDQSGVGFDSVAQSEVVYHNIMAQSEVADHDIVNLPAAYSGELEYPHSFVSDVIPPLPELDIIFPTLSLIDEEREEDPVPGRMDMLDSLSLGVCESEAFFGLNSDLMSGPKGCSLSDVHHDTNSLTAGLSLGDRTCADTLFSGHLDGLATSAPLPIVRTTPALSWDLPTENTMIHAGNRGGSMPARSQVEWVNSSNQAS from the exons ATGTCTGTGTCGGTGAAAAACCCGCCACAGCGGCGGCGCTCTCTGGGTCCCGTTTTGCCTAAACGCATCTACAGAAACCTGTCGGTCAGGCTGAGGGGCGGAGAGTCCTCTTTTGCCGGGGAGACAGACATGCCGAAATATCCATGCAAGGCCACTCACACA TATAAGAACCTGTGGGAGGCAGTGGAGAATGAGGACACCCTGGCGGTGCAGAGCCTGCTATTCAGGGACAGAGTGTGTggcggaggaggaggacaggataaagagaagaaagagaaggactgggaaagagagagggagaaaggtgtAAACAGAGTGAGTGAGCAGGGCCTGGTACCTCTGGACGTGGCTGCTCTAACCCAGAACTCCCCTCTGCTGCACGTGTTGACAAAGGCAGGAGCCAGACACAACCCCGTCT tGTGTCTTCCAGCGGAGTGGTTGTGCAAGCTGGATGCCCTGGTGATGTTGGCCGACAGGCAGGTGGAGGACAGGAGTGAGGAGTTACTGGGTGGAGCAGGGGCGGGGCCACATGTGCAGACCGACATACAGAGGCAGCTCCACCTCTGGACTCTGCGGCAGCAGCTGTACTGCAGGATGAGGGAGAGCTTCCACCGCACAG aCCTCCCTGGCCCTCCAAGTGGTGTGTCACTGTTTGTGACCAGTGCCTCTTCCCTGTTTGTGTCCATTCGAGAGCCAACCGGTATCGCCACTGGATTGATCACACGCTACAGAG TGGAATGGAGCACCTCTGCCAACTTCAAGAGCATGCTTGGCTCAGCCCAGGTGATCGACACTAAGACCCCAGTCCACAGCATCACAGGACTCACGACA GGAATGCACTACTTTGTGAGAGTGACCGCCTACAACGTGAAGGGATGGGGCCCGGCTCAGAGCTCCAGCCCAGTCAGTGCTTCCCCCTCCA GCTGGAGGGAGTGTATGGGAGTGAAAACTCCAAGCAGGAACAAGGAGGCTCTAGCCAGGAGACTGTTGGAGCAGACCAGAGAGCCACACTACAAGGGATACTGTATAG AGAGCTCCAAGCCCCAGAGCCCCAGTAAGCGCCTCTCTATGTCTCGCAGCCTGAAGCTGCTCTTCCAGTCAGCCACCAAGTTTGTCCGTCTCCTACAGAG GGGTGTATACCTGGCAACTGTGTTCTACAGAAAGGAAAACATCCTGGTCACAGCAGATGACCAGCTCCCATTGGTGGAGATCCAGTGCTGCTCCACCTCCATCTCTCAGGACTTCCTTTGGTTTGCCAAG TTGTCCTGTGCGTGGCAACAGGTGCCCTGGCTCCAGCAGGccctctcctccgctctctcctcctcttcatcactaCTTCAGAACAGGCACAATATCTTGCAGGCTGTAGCACAACTACAG TCCTCTCTGGGAACAGTAGACTTGGGGCAGGTGTACTATGAGCCTCTGAAGGACAGGCAGGGTAACGTCCTGCTGGTGACAGTGAAGGATTGTGCGGCCCACACAAAACCCCCGGACGTCCCTCTCCACTGGGTCCCCCTGGCCTGGCTGGAGAAGAACCGGAGCAGGACCCCTCTACTCCCAGAGCCTACTGCCATGGACACTCTCACAGAGCAGCTCAAG GAGAAGCTGTCCTTCCACAGACAAAGTGTCCAGTGGGCCCAGTCTGGCCTGTACGTGGGCATCTTGAAGCTGTGCAGCACAGTGGAGCAGATCAGGGTTCTAGTGCCCCAGAGGCTGCCCAACCTGCTATGCCACGCCAGAGTACGCCACAATCCCCATGTGTCCCG CGATGAATGGGCGTGGTTACAAAGCCACAACATGTTAACAGCCAATGAGGACACAGAGAATGAGGATGAGACCTCGATGGACAGCTCTGGGCTGGGGGACTTTGTGAGGTCACTCAGGGCCGCTGTCACTCTCTTGTTGACAAAGCTCAACATCCCCCTCTACAGG GCATATCAGTACGGTGTGTACACTCGGGAGCTGCTGCAGTTTGGGGATAAGATGTCCATGCTGCTCCTGCTGCCACCCAGTGAAGACTTCAGTTCTAGCTACTGGCCCCTAGTGGGCACCAAGGAGCCAGGCCTCACAATGCCACTGCAGATCTTTGAACTGG TGCACTTCTGGACGTACGAGCAAGACTTCCTGTCTCAGTACTGTCAGGTCTGGGTTCGGTTGGAGCTGGACGCCCATCTGTCCCAGCAGGCTTTGCGAGAAGCTCTGGACACGAAGGAGGTGCAGGAGGCCAGAGACCGCCTTGGTCACATAACTCAGCTCTCACAG AGTCTTGAGGTGGTGTGGCGTGAGGCCCGGTGGATCATGGATGTCCTGCAGTGTGTCCGCTCTAAACAGTGGGTGGGGGCGGTGCCTCTGGGCCTGGTCATGGGAGGAGACCCACCTGCCTGCCCAGACGATGAGGAGGATGACAGGCCTACCACCAGAGTCTGGCCCCAGAGCATACTCTCTCAAAAGAAAATATCAG AGAGCATTACATGTACTGTTACAGACGTTGGTGTCAGCAGTGGGATCTCTAAGCCAATATGTATCTCGGGGGTCCATGAAAAGGCTGTGGTTTTATTTGAGGGGTCTAGCAAAGGGGGGTACCCCGTGGACCTCAGTGCCCAACAGCCGGCGTTCAACAGCCTGGACCAGTCAGGAGTTGGATTTGACAGTGTGGCCCAATCAGAAGTGGTATATCATAACATTATGGCCCAATCAGAAGTGGCAGATCATGACATTGTGAACCTGCCAGCTGCCTACAGTGGAGAACTGGAGTATCCTCACAGTTTTGTCAGTGATGTGATCCCGCCTCTACCAGAGCTGGACATCATCTTCCCCACACTGAGTCTgatagatgaagagagggaggaggacccTGTACCTGGGAGGATGGATATGCTTGACAGTTTAAGTCTTGGAGTCTGTGAAAGCGAGGCTTTCTTTGGACTAAACTCTGACTTGATGAGTGGACCTAAGGGTTGCTCTCTCTCTGATGTGCATCATGATACGAACTCACTGACAGCAGGCCTTAGTTTAGGAGACAGAACCTGTGCAGATACACTGTTCTCAGGTCATTTAGATGGGCTGGCCACATCTGCCCCTCTTCCCATTGTGAGGACCACACCTGCCCTGAGCTGGGATTTACCTACAGAGAACACTATGATACATGCTGGCAACAGGGGGGGCAGCATGCCAGCCAGGAGCCAGGTTGAGTGGGTGAACTCCTCTAACCAGGCATCCTGA
- the LOC129826999 gene encoding ankyrin repeat and fibronectin type-III domain-containing protein 1-like isoform X2, giving the protein MCLPAEWLCKLDALVMLADRQVEDRSEELLGGAGAGPHVQTDIQRQLHLWTLRQQLYCRMRESFHRTDLPGPPSGVSLFVTSASSLFVSIREPTGIATGLITRYRVEWSTSANFKSMLGSAQVIDTKTPVHSITGLTTGMHYFVRVTAYNVKGWGPAQSSSPVSASPSSWRECMGVKTPSRNKEALARRLLEQTREPHYKGYCIESSKPQSPSKRLSMSRSLKLLFQSATKFVRLLQRGVYLATVFYRKENILVTADDQLPLVEIQCCSTSISQDFLWFAKLSCAWQQVPWLQQALSSALSSSSSLLQNRHNILQAVAQLQSSLGTVDLGQVYYEPLKDRQGNVLLVTVKDCAAHTKPPDVPLHWVPLAWLEKNRSRTPLLPEPTAMDTLTEQLKEKLSFHRQSVQWAQSGLYVGILKLCSTVEQIRVLVPQRLPNLLCHARVRHNPHVSRDEWAWLQSHNMLTANEDTENEDETSMDSSGLGDFVRSLRAAVTLLLTKLNIPLYRAYQYGVYTRELLQFGDKMSMLLLLPPSEDFSSSYWPLVGTKEPGLTMPLQIFELVHFWTYEQDFLSQYCQVWVRLELDAHLSQQALREALDTKEVQEARDRLGHITQLSQSLEVVWREARWIMDVLQCVRSKQWVGAVPLGLVMGGDPPACPDDEEDDRPTTRVWPQSILSQKKISESITCTVTDVGVSSGISKPICISGVHEKAVVLFEGSSKGGYPVDLSAQQPAFNSLDQSGVGFDSVAQSEVVYHNIMAQSEVADHDIVNLPAAYSGELEYPHSFVSDVIPPLPELDIIFPTLSLIDEEREEDPVPGRMDMLDSLSLGVCESEAFFGLNSDLMSGPKGCSLSDVHHDTNSLTAGLSLGDRTCADTLFSGHLDGLATSAPLPIVRTTPALSWDLPTENTMIHAGNRGGSMPARSQVEWVNSSNQAS; this is encoded by the exons A tGTGTCTTCCAGCGGAGTGGTTGTGCAAGCTGGATGCCCTGGTGATGTTGGCCGACAGGCAGGTGGAGGACAGGAGTGAGGAGTTACTGGGTGGAGCAGGGGCGGGGCCACATGTGCAGACCGACATACAGAGGCAGCTCCACCTCTGGACTCTGCGGCAGCAGCTGTACTGCAGGATGAGGGAGAGCTTCCACCGCACAG aCCTCCCTGGCCCTCCAAGTGGTGTGTCACTGTTTGTGACCAGTGCCTCTTCCCTGTTTGTGTCCATTCGAGAGCCAACCGGTATCGCCACTGGATTGATCACACGCTACAGAG TGGAATGGAGCACCTCTGCCAACTTCAAGAGCATGCTTGGCTCAGCCCAGGTGATCGACACTAAGACCCCAGTCCACAGCATCACAGGACTCACGACA GGAATGCACTACTTTGTGAGAGTGACCGCCTACAACGTGAAGGGATGGGGCCCGGCTCAGAGCTCCAGCCCAGTCAGTGCTTCCCCCTCCA GCTGGAGGGAGTGTATGGGAGTGAAAACTCCAAGCAGGAACAAGGAGGCTCTAGCCAGGAGACTGTTGGAGCAGACCAGAGAGCCACACTACAAGGGATACTGTATAG AGAGCTCCAAGCCCCAGAGCCCCAGTAAGCGCCTCTCTATGTCTCGCAGCCTGAAGCTGCTCTTCCAGTCAGCCACCAAGTTTGTCCGTCTCCTACAGAG GGGTGTATACCTGGCAACTGTGTTCTACAGAAAGGAAAACATCCTGGTCACAGCAGATGACCAGCTCCCATTGGTGGAGATCCAGTGCTGCTCCACCTCCATCTCTCAGGACTTCCTTTGGTTTGCCAAG TTGTCCTGTGCGTGGCAACAGGTGCCCTGGCTCCAGCAGGccctctcctccgctctctcctcctcttcatcactaCTTCAGAACAGGCACAATATCTTGCAGGCTGTAGCACAACTACAG TCCTCTCTGGGAACAGTAGACTTGGGGCAGGTGTACTATGAGCCTCTGAAGGACAGGCAGGGTAACGTCCTGCTGGTGACAGTGAAGGATTGTGCGGCCCACACAAAACCCCCGGACGTCCCTCTCCACTGGGTCCCCCTGGCCTGGCTGGAGAAGAACCGGAGCAGGACCCCTCTACTCCCAGAGCCTACTGCCATGGACACTCTCACAGAGCAGCTCAAG GAGAAGCTGTCCTTCCACAGACAAAGTGTCCAGTGGGCCCAGTCTGGCCTGTACGTGGGCATCTTGAAGCTGTGCAGCACAGTGGAGCAGATCAGGGTTCTAGTGCCCCAGAGGCTGCCCAACCTGCTATGCCACGCCAGAGTACGCCACAATCCCCATGTGTCCCG CGATGAATGGGCGTGGTTACAAAGCCACAACATGTTAACAGCCAATGAGGACACAGAGAATGAGGATGAGACCTCGATGGACAGCTCTGGGCTGGGGGACTTTGTGAGGTCACTCAGGGCCGCTGTCACTCTCTTGTTGACAAAGCTCAACATCCCCCTCTACAGG GCATATCAGTACGGTGTGTACACTCGGGAGCTGCTGCAGTTTGGGGATAAGATGTCCATGCTGCTCCTGCTGCCACCCAGTGAAGACTTCAGTTCTAGCTACTGGCCCCTAGTGGGCACCAAGGAGCCAGGCCTCACAATGCCACTGCAGATCTTTGAACTGG TGCACTTCTGGACGTACGAGCAAGACTTCCTGTCTCAGTACTGTCAGGTCTGGGTTCGGTTGGAGCTGGACGCCCATCTGTCCCAGCAGGCTTTGCGAGAAGCTCTGGACACGAAGGAGGTGCAGGAGGCCAGAGACCGCCTTGGTCACATAACTCAGCTCTCACAG AGTCTTGAGGTGGTGTGGCGTGAGGCCCGGTGGATCATGGATGTCCTGCAGTGTGTCCGCTCTAAACAGTGGGTGGGGGCGGTGCCTCTGGGCCTGGTCATGGGAGGAGACCCACCTGCCTGCCCAGACGATGAGGAGGATGACAGGCCTACCACCAGAGTCTGGCCCCAGAGCATACTCTCTCAAAAGAAAATATCAG AGAGCATTACATGTACTGTTACAGACGTTGGTGTCAGCAGTGGGATCTCTAAGCCAATATGTATCTCGGGGGTCCATGAAAAGGCTGTGGTTTTATTTGAGGGGTCTAGCAAAGGGGGGTACCCCGTGGACCTCAGTGCCCAACAGCCGGCGTTCAACAGCCTGGACCAGTCAGGAGTTGGATTTGACAGTGTGGCCCAATCAGAAGTGGTATATCATAACATTATGGCCCAATCAGAAGTGGCAGATCATGACATTGTGAACCTGCCAGCTGCCTACAGTGGAGAACTGGAGTATCCTCACAGTTTTGTCAGTGATGTGATCCCGCCTCTACCAGAGCTGGACATCATCTTCCCCACACTGAGTCTgatagatgaagagagggaggaggacccTGTACCTGGGAGGATGGATATGCTTGACAGTTTAAGTCTTGGAGTCTGTGAAAGCGAGGCTTTCTTTGGACTAAACTCTGACTTGATGAGTGGACCTAAGGGTTGCTCTCTCTCTGATGTGCATCATGATACGAACTCACTGACAGCAGGCCTTAGTTTAGGAGACAGAACCTGTGCAGATACACTGTTCTCAGGTCATTTAGATGGGCTGGCCACATCTGCCCCTCTTCCCATTGTGAGGACCACACCTGCCCTGAGCTGGGATTTACCTACAGAGAACACTATGATACATGCTGGCAACAGGGGGGGCAGCATGCCAGCCAGGAGCCAGGTTGAGTGGGTGAACTCCTCTAACCAGGCATCCTGA
- the LOC129826999 gene encoding ankyrin repeat and fibronectin type-III domain-containing protein 1-like isoform X3, translated as MLADRQVEDRSEELLGGAGAGPHVQTDIQRQLHLWTLRQQLYCRMRESFHRTDLPGPPSGVSLFVTSASSLFVSIREPTGIATGLITRYRVEWSTSANFKSMLGSAQVIDTKTPVHSITGLTTGMHYFVRVTAYNVKGWGPAQSSSPVSASPSSWRECMGVKTPSRNKEALARRLLEQTREPHYKGYCIESSKPQSPSKRLSMSRSLKLLFQSATKFVRLLQRGVYLATVFYRKENILVTADDQLPLVEIQCCSTSISQDFLWFAKLSCAWQQVPWLQQALSSALSSSSSLLQNRHNILQAVAQLQSSLGTVDLGQVYYEPLKDRQGNVLLVTVKDCAAHTKPPDVPLHWVPLAWLEKNRSRTPLLPEPTAMDTLTEQLKEKLSFHRQSVQWAQSGLYVGILKLCSTVEQIRVLVPQRLPNLLCHARVRHNPHVSRDEWAWLQSHNMLTANEDTENEDETSMDSSGLGDFVRSLRAAVTLLLTKLNIPLYRAYQYGVYTRELLQFGDKMSMLLLLPPSEDFSSSYWPLVGTKEPGLTMPLQIFELVHFWTYEQDFLSQYCQVWVRLELDAHLSQQALREALDTKEVQEARDRLGHITQLSQSLEVVWREARWIMDVLQCVRSKQWVGAVPLGLVMGGDPPACPDDEEDDRPTTRVWPQSILSQKKISESITCTVTDVGVSSGISKPICISGVHEKAVVLFEGSSKGGYPVDLSAQQPAFNSLDQSGVGFDSVAQSEVVYHNIMAQSEVADHDIVNLPAAYSGELEYPHSFVSDVIPPLPELDIIFPTLSLIDEEREEDPVPGRMDMLDSLSLGVCESEAFFGLNSDLMSGPKGCSLSDVHHDTNSLTAGLSLGDRTCADTLFSGHLDGLATSAPLPIVRTTPALSWDLPTENTMIHAGNRGGSMPARSQVEWVNSSNQAS; from the exons ATGTTGGCCGACAGGCAGGTGGAGGACAGGAGTGAGGAGTTACTGGGTGGAGCAGGGGCGGGGCCACATGTGCAGACCGACATACAGAGGCAGCTCCACCTCTGGACTCTGCGGCAGCAGCTGTACTGCAGGATGAGGGAGAGCTTCCACCGCACAG aCCTCCCTGGCCCTCCAAGTGGTGTGTCACTGTTTGTGACCAGTGCCTCTTCCCTGTTTGTGTCCATTCGAGAGCCAACCGGTATCGCCACTGGATTGATCACACGCTACAGAG TGGAATGGAGCACCTCTGCCAACTTCAAGAGCATGCTTGGCTCAGCCCAGGTGATCGACACTAAGACCCCAGTCCACAGCATCACAGGACTCACGACA GGAATGCACTACTTTGTGAGAGTGACCGCCTACAACGTGAAGGGATGGGGCCCGGCTCAGAGCTCCAGCCCAGTCAGTGCTTCCCCCTCCA GCTGGAGGGAGTGTATGGGAGTGAAAACTCCAAGCAGGAACAAGGAGGCTCTAGCCAGGAGACTGTTGGAGCAGACCAGAGAGCCACACTACAAGGGATACTGTATAG AGAGCTCCAAGCCCCAGAGCCCCAGTAAGCGCCTCTCTATGTCTCGCAGCCTGAAGCTGCTCTTCCAGTCAGCCACCAAGTTTGTCCGTCTCCTACAGAG GGGTGTATACCTGGCAACTGTGTTCTACAGAAAGGAAAACATCCTGGTCACAGCAGATGACCAGCTCCCATTGGTGGAGATCCAGTGCTGCTCCACCTCCATCTCTCAGGACTTCCTTTGGTTTGCCAAG TTGTCCTGTGCGTGGCAACAGGTGCCCTGGCTCCAGCAGGccctctcctccgctctctcctcctcttcatcactaCTTCAGAACAGGCACAATATCTTGCAGGCTGTAGCACAACTACAG TCCTCTCTGGGAACAGTAGACTTGGGGCAGGTGTACTATGAGCCTCTGAAGGACAGGCAGGGTAACGTCCTGCTGGTGACAGTGAAGGATTGTGCGGCCCACACAAAACCCCCGGACGTCCCTCTCCACTGGGTCCCCCTGGCCTGGCTGGAGAAGAACCGGAGCAGGACCCCTCTACTCCCAGAGCCTACTGCCATGGACACTCTCACAGAGCAGCTCAAG GAGAAGCTGTCCTTCCACAGACAAAGTGTCCAGTGGGCCCAGTCTGGCCTGTACGTGGGCATCTTGAAGCTGTGCAGCACAGTGGAGCAGATCAGGGTTCTAGTGCCCCAGAGGCTGCCCAACCTGCTATGCCACGCCAGAGTACGCCACAATCCCCATGTGTCCCG CGATGAATGGGCGTGGTTACAAAGCCACAACATGTTAACAGCCAATGAGGACACAGAGAATGAGGATGAGACCTCGATGGACAGCTCTGGGCTGGGGGACTTTGTGAGGTCACTCAGGGCCGCTGTCACTCTCTTGTTGACAAAGCTCAACATCCCCCTCTACAGG GCATATCAGTACGGTGTGTACACTCGGGAGCTGCTGCAGTTTGGGGATAAGATGTCCATGCTGCTCCTGCTGCCACCCAGTGAAGACTTCAGTTCTAGCTACTGGCCCCTAGTGGGCACCAAGGAGCCAGGCCTCACAATGCCACTGCAGATCTTTGAACTGG TGCACTTCTGGACGTACGAGCAAGACTTCCTGTCTCAGTACTGTCAGGTCTGGGTTCGGTTGGAGCTGGACGCCCATCTGTCCCAGCAGGCTTTGCGAGAAGCTCTGGACACGAAGGAGGTGCAGGAGGCCAGAGACCGCCTTGGTCACATAACTCAGCTCTCACAG AGTCTTGAGGTGGTGTGGCGTGAGGCCCGGTGGATCATGGATGTCCTGCAGTGTGTCCGCTCTAAACAGTGGGTGGGGGCGGTGCCTCTGGGCCTGGTCATGGGAGGAGACCCACCTGCCTGCCCAGACGATGAGGAGGATGACAGGCCTACCACCAGAGTCTGGCCCCAGAGCATACTCTCTCAAAAGAAAATATCAG AGAGCATTACATGTACTGTTACAGACGTTGGTGTCAGCAGTGGGATCTCTAAGCCAATATGTATCTCGGGGGTCCATGAAAAGGCTGTGGTTTTATTTGAGGGGTCTAGCAAAGGGGGGTACCCCGTGGACCTCAGTGCCCAACAGCCGGCGTTCAACAGCCTGGACCAGTCAGGAGTTGGATTTGACAGTGTGGCCCAATCAGAAGTGGTATATCATAACATTATGGCCCAATCAGAAGTGGCAGATCATGACATTGTGAACCTGCCAGCTGCCTACAGTGGAGAACTGGAGTATCCTCACAGTTTTGTCAGTGATGTGATCCCGCCTCTACCAGAGCTGGACATCATCTTCCCCACACTGAGTCTgatagatgaagagagggaggaggacccTGTACCTGGGAGGATGGATATGCTTGACAGTTTAAGTCTTGGAGTCTGTGAAAGCGAGGCTTTCTTTGGACTAAACTCTGACTTGATGAGTGGACCTAAGGGTTGCTCTCTCTCTGATGTGCATCATGATACGAACTCACTGACAGCAGGCCTTAGTTTAGGAGACAGAACCTGTGCAGATACACTGTTCTCAGGTCATTTAGATGGGCTGGCCACATCTGCCCCTCTTCCCATTGTGAGGACCACACCTGCCCTGAGCTGGGATTTACCTACAGAGAACACTATGATACATGCTGGCAACAGGGGGGGCAGCATGCCAGCCAGGAGCCAGGTTGAGTGGGTGAACTCCTCTAACCAGGCATCCTGA
- the LOC129827035 gene encoding GTPase IMAP family member 7-like: MANSCGTVEMASLECAASNLACEASPEPDSGALRMVLVGKTGAGRSSSGNTILGRQAFRVDISSCSVTGQCDRQSGAVAGRNLTVVDTPGFFDTRLSPQEVTAEAGRCVVLSAPGPHSFLVTLQPGRFTQEERDALEWVKATFGPGALRYTVVLFTWGDQLQGKNMEDFLKESQELQEFVSRCQGGYHVFNNSNKITDCTQVTELLEKIDKMVTQNGGGFYTNEMYQDAERAIREVQEGILGGRRMTPLKQEEDGVKTGPEPQGPEAERMRRREEEERRREEEAARKKAEKLFWCELVSALGKGAAEGAGVTSKGKGKAVKKVKAIERAAALATTPLSITSAAKVVGGAVREGSKVLYKHRKTLLH; the protein is encoded by the exons ATGGCTAACTcatgtgggacagtggagatggcGTCATTGGAATGTGCTGCCTCGAATCTGG CATGTGAAGCATCACCGGAGCCTGACAGTGGGGCGCTGAGGATGGTACTGGTGGGGAAGACAGGCGCAGGGAGAAGCTCTTCTGGTAACACCATCCTAGGGAGGCAGGCATTCCGGGTGGACATCTCTTCATGTTCTGTAACTggtcagtgtgacagacagagtggAGCTGTGGCTGGGAGGAACCTCACTGTGGTCGACACCCCAGGGTTCTTCGACACGCGCCTCTCCCCTCAGGAGGTGACAGCTGAGGCAGGCCGCTGTGTGGTGCTGTCTGCCCCTGGCCCCCACTCCTTCCTGGTGACCCTTCAGCCTGGCAGGTTCACTCAGGAGGAGCGGGATGCCCTGGAGTGGGTCAAGGCCACTTTTGGACCAGGAGCCCTCAGATACACAGTAGTACTGTTCACCTGGGGTGACCAGCTTCAGGGAAAAAACATGGAAGACTTCCTGAAGGAGAGCCAGGAGCTCCAGGAGTTTGTGAGTAGATGTCAGGGGGGCTACCATGTCTTTAACAACAGCAACAAGATAACAGACTGCACTCAGGTCACAGAGCTCCTGGAGAAGATAGACAAGATGGTGACACAGAACGGAGGTGGCTTCTACACCAACGAGATGTACCAGGACGCAGAGAGAGCCATCAGAGAAGTGCAGGAAGGAATTCTGGGAGGGAGAAGGATGACTCCATTGAAGCAGGAGGAGGATGGGGTGAAGACAGGGCCAGAGCCTCAGGGACCAGAGGCAGAGAGaatgagaaggagggaagaggaggagaggagaagagaggaagaggcagcCAGAAAGAAGGCAGAGAAGTTGTTCTGGTGTGAGCTGGTGTCTGCCTTGGGGAAGGGGGCGGCAGAGGGAGCTGGAGTAACAAGCAAAGGGAAAGGGAAAGCAGTGAAAAAGGTTAAGGCTATAGAGAGGGCAGCAGCTTTAGCTACCACACCGCTGTCAATCACATCAGCTGCCAAAGTGGTGGGAGGAGCTGTGAGAGAGGGAAGTAAAGTGCTTTACAAACACCGCAAAACTCTCCTACACTGA
- the LOC129827051 gene encoding ER lumen protein-retaining receptor 3 gives MNIFRLAGDVSHIVAIIILLVKIWRSKSCAGISGKSQVLFALVFTTRYLDLFTSVISIYNTVMKVVFLSLAYATVYLIYMRFRSTFDSESDSFRVEFLLVPVAGLSFLENYAFAPLEILWTFSIYLESVAILPQLFMITKTGEAESITTHYLFFLGLYRALYLANWVWRYHTEGFFDQIAVVSGVVQTIFYCDFFYLYVTRVLRGSGKMSLPMPI, from the exons ATGAATATCTTCCGTCTAGCCGGTGACGTGTCACATATCGTTGCTATCATCATTCTATTAGTGAAGATATGGAGGTCCAAATCCTGTGCTG GTATTTCTGGGAAGTCTCAGGTGCTTTTTGCGTTAGTCTTCACTACAAGATACTTGGACCTGTTCACTAGCGTAATCTCCATCTACAACACAGTTATGAAG GTGGTGTTCCTGTCTTTGGCATATGCCACTGTGTACCTGATCTACATGCGCTTCAGGAGCACCTTCGACTCAGAGAGTGACTCATTCCGTGTTGAGTTCCTACTTGTGCCTGTGGCTGGGCTTTCCTTCCTGGAAAACTATGCATTTGCCCCCCTGGAG ATCCTGTGGACCTTCTCCATCTACTTGGAGTCAGTGGCCATCTTGCCCCAGCTCTTCATGATCACCAAGACCGGCGAGGCAGAATCCATCACCACCCACTACCTGTTCTTCCTGGGTCTCTACCGAGCCCTGTACCTGGCCAACTGGGTGTGGCGCTACCACACCGAGGGCTTCTTTGACCAGATTGCTGTGGTGTCCGGTGTGGTGCAGACGATTTTCTACTGTGACTTCTTCTACCTTTACGTTACCAGGG TGCTCAGAGGAAGTGGAAAGATGTCCCTGCCCATGCCCATCTAA